In the Erythrolamprus reginae isolate rEryReg1 unplaced genomic scaffold, rEryReg1.hap1 H_18, whole genome shotgun sequence genome, one interval contains:
- the LOC139155394 gene encoding olfactory receptor 14A16-like, translating to MENKSRVNEFLLHGFPDTEELHIVHVIVFLIIYLVALIENLIIIIVIVYSHQLHSPMYFFLVNLSLQDLGSISVTVPKSMLNSLMNTEAISYSGCLCQVFFLIFFIMSHFFLLGVMAYDRYVAICKPLHYEMIMNKKACIQMATSIWIGALFYSMLHVGNLAKLEFCSRIINQLYCEIPQLLKISCSSFYVAVEQAVIFGSFLGFLYYIITAFSYVQIFRTVLRIPSTQGKQKAFSTCLPHLIVICLFMISGSFAYLKPTSSSPSTSNTLFSLFYFLMPPVMNPLIYSMRNKEFKMAFWKLILHLPSYTLQTYSQLCIF from the coding sequence ATGGAAAATAAGTCAAGAGTCAATGAATTCCTTCTACATGGATTCCCTGATACTGAAGAGCTACATATAGTCcatgttattgtttttttaataatttatttggtAGCCCTCATTGAAAATCTCATCATTATCATTGTCATTGTTTACAGTCATCAACTTCATTCACCCATGTATTTTTTTCTGGTCAATCTATCCTTGCAAGACCTTGGCTCAATTTCAGTAACAGTTCCCAAGTCCATGCTAAATTCCTTGATGAACACTGAAGCCATTTCTTACTCTGGATGTCTCTGCCaggttttcttccttattttcttcatcATGTCTCATTTCTTTCTCCTGGGTGTCATGGCATACGATCGTTATGTAGCCATCTGCAAGCCACTGCATTATGAGATGATCATGAACAAAAAAGCCTGCATCCAAATGGCAACTAGTATTTGGATAGGTGCTCTGTTTTATTCAATGCTCCATGTGGGAAATTTAGCTAAATTAGAATTCTGTTCCAGGATCATCAATCAGTTATACTGTGAAATTCCTCAATTACTCAAGATCTCTTGTTCTAGCTTTTATGTTGCAGTAGAACAGGCAGTTATCTTTGGATCTTTTTTGGGTTTTCTTTACTACATTATAACtgctttttcttatgttcagatctTCAGAACAGTTTTAAGAATCCCATCTACCCAAGGGAAGCAAAAGGCCTTTTCTACCTGTTTACCTCATCTCATAGTCATTTGTCTGTTTATGATAAGCGGTAGCTTTGCATATCTGAAACCCACATCCAGCTCTCCATCAACTTCAAATaccttgttttctttgttttactTTTTGATGCCCCCAGTCATGAATCCACTGATCTATAGCATGAGGAACAAGGAGTTTAAAATGGCATTCTGGAAGCTAATTCTCCATTTGCCATCCTACACTTTACAGACGTATTCTCAGTTATGTATATTTTAG